One genomic segment of Streptomyces sp. TLI_146 includes these proteins:
- a CDS encoding DUF5107 domain-containing protein, translating into MATTVRRAVLTLPAAPLGPPNPLPALRPLDEVHTLDERARADLPRDMARQIGYRPLETVLPVRILDGYGRERTPTDLDTLVLENSQLRVTVLPGLGGRIRSLFHKPTGRELLYVNPVFQPADFALNGAWFSGGIEWNIGATGHTTLSCAPVHAAVVLAPDGGEMLRLWEWERLRDLPFQVDLWLPEDSDFLYVGVRVRNPHERTAPVYWWSNIAVEEDEHTRVVAPADRAWHFGYERALRRVPVPEWDGADRTYPLRGEHPADYFYEVPDGARRWIASLDAAGQGLVQTSTDPLRGRKLFLWGSGRGGRRWQEWLTEPGTTGYAEIQAGLARTQLEHVPLEAGAEFAWLEAYGPLAAAPDLVHGDDWAAARGEVAQRLETVLPRERVEEAYAAWRPYADTEPTESLATGSGWGALEVLRGSLKLPGTPFAESTLGEEQAPWMELLHAGALPEPRRVVPPGPTLVAPHWRDMLETAPASPLTEYHLGVAQWHAGDRAQAVRSWERGLPLAPSRWPLLRCLAVADRLAGNADRAASLYAEAFDDLCEERRDGEQWVAATAALGREAMGALLDAGRPADTRAVWERLRAPVRERGAFRLLEAQLLLAEGDLAGARAVFDAGFEVADLREGAEILGEVWARITDEPLPGRYDYRMRPSLR; encoded by the coding sequence TTGGCCACGACCGTGCGACGTGCCGTACTGACCCTGCCCGCCGCCCCGTTGGGGCCGCCCAACCCGCTGCCCGCGCTGCGGCCGCTCGACGAGGTGCACACCCTGGACGAGCGGGCCCGCGCGGACCTGCCGCGCGACATGGCCCGCCAGATCGGCTACCGGCCGCTGGAGACGGTCCTGCCGGTACGGATCCTCGACGGCTACGGCCGCGAGCGCACCCCCACCGACCTCGACACGCTCGTCCTGGAGAACTCCCAGCTGCGCGTCACCGTACTGCCCGGCCTCGGCGGCCGGATCCGCTCCCTCTTCCACAAGCCGACCGGGCGCGAACTCCTCTACGTCAACCCCGTGTTCCAGCCCGCCGACTTCGCCCTGAACGGCGCCTGGTTCTCCGGCGGCATCGAGTGGAACATCGGCGCCACCGGCCACACGACCCTCTCCTGCGCCCCCGTGCACGCGGCCGTCGTCCTCGCCCCCGACGGTGGCGAGATGCTGCGCCTGTGGGAGTGGGAGCGGTTGCGCGACCTGCCGTTCCAGGTGGACCTGTGGCTGCCCGAGGACTCCGACTTCCTGTACGTGGGCGTCCGCGTGCGCAACCCGCACGAGCGGACCGCGCCCGTCTACTGGTGGTCCAACATCGCCGTGGAGGAGGACGAACACACCCGCGTCGTCGCCCCCGCCGACCGGGCCTGGCACTTCGGATACGAACGCGCGCTGCGGCGGGTCCCGGTTCCCGAGTGGGACGGCGCCGACCGTACGTATCCGCTGCGCGGCGAACACCCCGCCGACTACTTCTACGAGGTGCCCGACGGCGCCCGCCGCTGGATCGCCTCGCTCGACGCGGCCGGGCAGGGCCTGGTCCAGACGTCGACCGATCCGCTGCGCGGGCGCAAGCTGTTCCTGTGGGGCTCCGGCCGGGGCGGGCGGCGCTGGCAGGAGTGGCTCACCGAGCCCGGGACGACCGGTTACGCGGAGATCCAGGCGGGCCTGGCGCGCACCCAGTTGGAGCACGTCCCGCTGGAGGCGGGCGCGGAGTTCGCCTGGCTGGAGGCTTACGGCCCGCTCGCCGCCGCCCCCGACCTCGTACACGGCGACGACTGGGCGGCGGCGCGCGGCGAGGTGGCCCAGCGGCTGGAGACGGTGCTGCCGCGCGAGCGCGTCGAGGAGGCGTACGCGGCCTGGCGCCCGTACGCCGACACCGAGCCCACCGAGTCGCTGGCCACCGGGTCCGGGTGGGGGGCGCTCGAAGTGCTGCGGGGGAGCCTGAAGCTGCCCGGCACGCCGTTCGCCGAGTCGACGCTCGGCGAAGAGCAGGCGCCCTGGATGGAGTTGCTCCACGCCGGCGCGCTGCCCGAGCCGCGCCGGGTCGTCCCGCCCGGGCCGACCCTGGTGGCCCCGCACTGGCGGGACATGCTGGAGACGGCGCCCGCGTCCCCGCTCACCGAGTACCACCTCGGGGTCGCGCAGTGGCACGCGGGCGACCGCGCGCAGGCCGTACGCAGCTGGGAGCGCGGGCTGCCGCTCGCCCCCTCGCGCTGGCCGCTGCTGCGGTGCCTGGCGGTCGCGGACCGGCTCGCGGGCAACGCGGACCGGGCCGCGTCGCTGTACGCGGAGGCGTTCGACGACCTGTGCGAGGAGCGGCGGGACGGGGAGCAGTGGGTCGCCGCGACCGCCGCGCTGGGACGGGAGGCGATGGGGGCGCTGCTCGACGCGGGGCGCCCTGCCGACACGCGTGCGGTCTGGGAGCGGCTTCGGGCCCCTGTGCGGGAGCGGGGGGCTTTTCGGCTGCTGGAAGCACAACTTCTGCTGGCTGAGGGCGACTTGGCGGGGGCACGTGCCGTCTTCGACGCGGGGTTCGAGGTCGCGGACTTGCGTGAAGGCGCGGAGATACTGGGTGAGGTGTGGGCGCGGATCACGGATGAGCCGCTGCCGGGGCGGTACGACTACCGGATGCGGCCGTCGCTCCGCTAG
- a CDS encoding lipopolysaccharide assembly protein LapA domain-containing protein, translated as MSPKDASGGTKGGTGFGGALTPSRIAVGAIAVLALIFIFENTRQVKIRLLIPEVSMPLYLALLAVFVVGVICGGYFIRRKG; from the coding sequence ATGAGCCCCAAGGACGCGTCGGGCGGGACGAAGGGCGGCACGGGGTTCGGAGGCGCCCTCACGCCGTCGAGGATCGCGGTCGGCGCGATCGCGGTCCTCGCCCTGATCTTCATCTTCGAGAACACCCGCCAGGTCAAGATCCGGCTGCTGATCCCCGAGGTCTCCATGCCGCTCTATCTGGCACTGCTCGCGGTGTTCGTGGTCGGGGTGATCTGCGGGGGCTACTTCATTCGCCGCAAGGGCTGA
- a CDS encoding bifunctional phosphatase PAP2/diacylglycerol kinase family protein: protein MSFPSLPSVPPLPPDSAERPVWTLPRSLGAGDRALFKVAADRNWPGARAVLPRLSRAADHGLLWFGAAAAMAATGSPRARRAALRGVASLALASATVNTVVKRSVRRPRPIIDLVPLVRQLKHQPITTSFPSGHSASAAAFATGVALESLGWGAAVAPVAFSVAASRVYTGVHYPGDVLVGAALGVGAAFAVRGLVPTRRQLPAPGRPHADAPALPGGEHLVVVVNETSGSAAAKAAAVREALPLAEVVECAPQDLAAALDKAARRGRALGVCGGDGTVNQAAVAAARHGVPLAVFPGGTLNHFAYDLGIEEVQDTARALASGDAVKVDLGRFTPGPDGAAAGYFVNTFSLGVYPELVRLRERWSPRIGSWPAGVLAAYEVLRGERPLEAELSGRPHALWLLFAGNCIYQRLGPAPAHRYDLADGLLDVRVVQGGRLPGLRLLAAALAGPLSRSPVHAARRMRRLRIGRIAPGTPVAYDGEVARIEGELTVDKLPEALTVYRPPVRP, encoded by the coding sequence ATGTCTTTTCCGTCCCTGCCGTCAGTACCGCCCCTGCCGCCCGACTCCGCCGAGCGGCCCGTGTGGACCCTGCCCCGCAGCCTCGGCGCCGGTGACCGCGCGCTGTTCAAGGTGGCCGCCGACCGCAACTGGCCCGGCGCCCGCGCCGTGCTGCCGCGGCTGAGCCGGGCCGCCGACCACGGACTGCTGTGGTTCGGCGCCGCCGCCGCGATGGCGGCCACCGGCTCGCCCCGGGCGCGCCGGGCGGCGCTGCGCGGCGTGGCCTCGCTCGCGCTCGCCTCGGCGACCGTCAACACGGTGGTCAAGCGGTCGGTGCGCAGGCCCCGGCCGATAATCGACCTGGTGCCGCTGGTACGGCAGTTGAAGCACCAGCCGATCACCACGTCCTTTCCGTCCGGGCACTCCGCGTCGGCGGCCGCCTTCGCCACCGGGGTGGCCCTGGAGTCGCTGGGCTGGGGCGCGGCGGTGGCGCCGGTCGCCTTCTCGGTGGCCGCCTCCCGGGTCTACACGGGGGTGCACTATCCGGGCGACGTCCTGGTGGGCGCGGCCCTCGGCGTCGGCGCGGCGTTCGCGGTACGGGGCCTGGTGCCCACCCGGCGCCAGTTGCCCGCGCCGGGACGGCCGCACGCGGACGCGCCCGCGCTGCCCGGTGGCGAGCACCTGGTGGTCGTGGTCAACGAGACCTCCGGCTCGGCCGCCGCGAAGGCCGCGGCGGTGCGCGAGGCGCTGCCGCTGGCCGAGGTGGTGGAGTGCGCCCCGCAGGACCTGGCAGCGGCGCTCGACAAGGCGGCCCGGCGCGGCCGGGCGCTCGGGGTGTGCGGCGGCGACGGCACGGTGAACCAGGCGGCGGTGGCGGCCGCCCGGCACGGTGTACCGCTCGCGGTGTTCCCCGGCGGCACCCTCAACCACTTCGCGTACGACCTGGGCATCGAGGAGGTCCAGGACACCGCCCGCGCGCTGGCCTCGGGCGACGCCGTCAAGGTGGACCTCGGCCGGTTCACGCCGGGCCCGGACGGCGCCGCCGCCGGATACTTCGTCAACACCTTCAGCCTCGGCGTCTACCCGGAGCTGGTGCGGCTGCGCGAGCGCTGGTCGCCGCGGATCGGCAGCTGGCCGGCCGGGGTGCTCGCGGCGTACGAGGTGCTGCGCGGCGAGCGCCCCCTGGAGGCCGAACTGAGCGGCAGGCCGCACGCGCTGTGGCTGCTGTTCGCGGGCAACTGCATCTACCAGCGCCTGGGCCCGGCCCCGGCCCACCGCTACGACCTGGCGGACGGGCTGCTCGACGTCCGGGTGGTGCAGGGCGGCCGGCTGCCCGGCCTCCGGCTGCTGGCGGCCGCGCTCGCCGGACCGCTCAGCCGCTCCCCCGTCCACGCGGCCCGGCGGATGCGCCGACTGCGTATCGGCCGGATCGCGCCGGGCACACCGGTGGCGTACGACGGTGAGGTCGCCCGCATAGAGGGTGAGTTGACGGTCGACAAGCTGCCGGAGGCGCTGACGGTGTACCGGCCGCCGGTGCGCCCGTGA
- a CDS encoding prolyl oligopeptidase family serine peptidase: MVPIGPYGTWPSPIDAELAASRDGSPDFVGVVGEEVWWSEPRPTEGGRRALVRRRADGEARTLLPAPWNVRTRVIEYGGQPWAAVPRDDGGPLVVFAHFPDQRLYVYEPDGAGEPRPLTPLSAVGQGLRWADPVLVPERGEVWCVLEEFTGDAPTDVRRVLAAVPLDGSAAEDRGRVRELSDGRHRFVTGPRLSPDGSRAAYLAWNHPDMPWDSTELILADIGDDGVFAGARAVAGGPGESIAQADWAPDGRLLFASDRTGWWNLYRTDPAPALSPSSHPADREGAAVPLCPREEEFGGPLWQLGRRWFHPLENGLVAVVHGRGATALGILDPESGEVVDAAGPWTAWGSTLAVHGSRVVGVAASPRTAAEVVELDTRSGRTRVVGRAHDDPVDPAYYPEPQIRTFTGPGGRDIHALVYPPHHPGRVAPADELPPYVIWAHGGPTSQVPLVLDLEIAYFTSRGIGVAEVNYGGSTGYGREYRDRLREQWGVVDVEDCAAVARALADEGTVDPRRLAIRGGSAGGWTSAASLATTDVYACGTVIYPVLDLADWSSEDGTHDFESQYMESLIGPRADLPGRYEERSPITHAERISVPFLLLQGLDDVICRPVQCERFLARTAGRGIPHAYLAFEGEGHGFRRADTMVRALEAELSLYAQTFGIDRPDVPLLELKK; the protein is encoded by the coding sequence ATGGTGCCCATCGGGCCTTACGGAACGTGGCCGTCGCCCATCGACGCCGAGCTCGCCGCCAGCCGCGACGGGTCACCCGACTTCGTCGGGGTCGTCGGCGAGGAGGTGTGGTGGAGCGAGCCGCGCCCCACCGAGGGCGGCCGCCGCGCCCTGGTCCGGCGCCGGGCGGACGGAGAGGCACGGACGCTGCTGCCCGCGCCGTGGAACGTACGAACGCGCGTCATCGAGTACGGCGGCCAGCCCTGGGCCGCCGTCCCGCGCGACGACGGGGGCCCGCTCGTGGTCTTCGCCCACTTCCCGGACCAGCGTCTGTACGTGTACGAGCCGGACGGCGCCGGGGAGCCGAGGCCGCTCACCCCGCTCTCGGCGGTGGGGCAGGGGCTGCGCTGGGCCGACCCGGTCCTCGTGCCGGAGCGCGGCGAAGTCTGGTGCGTCCTGGAGGAGTTCACCGGTGACGCGCCCACCGACGTCCGCCGGGTGCTCGCGGCCGTGCCCCTGGACGGCTCGGCCGCCGAGGACCGCGGCCGGGTCCGCGAGCTCTCCGACGGGCGGCACCGCTTCGTCACCGGCCCCCGACTCTCCCCGGACGGCTCCCGTGCGGCCTACCTCGCCTGGAACCACCCGGACATGCCGTGGGACAGCACCGAGCTGATCCTCGCGGACATCGGCGACGACGGGGTCTTCGCGGGCGCGCGGGCGGTCGCGGGCGGCCCCGGCGAATCCATCGCCCAGGCCGACTGGGCGCCCGACGGCCGGCTGCTCTTCGCCTCCGACCGCACCGGCTGGTGGAACCTCTACCGCACCGACCCGGCCCCCGCGCTCTCGCCCTCCTCCCACCCGGCGGACCGCGAGGGCGCCGCGGTGCCGCTCTGCCCGCGCGAGGAGGAGTTCGGCGGGCCGCTCTGGCAGCTCGGCCGCCGCTGGTTCCACCCGCTGGAGAACGGACTGGTCGCCGTGGTCCACGGCAGGGGCGCGACCGCGCTCGGCATCCTGGACCCGGAGAGCGGTGAGGTGGTGGACGCGGCCGGACCCTGGACCGCCTGGGGCTCCACGCTCGCGGTGCACGGCAGCAGGGTCGTCGGCGTCGCCGCCAGCCCGCGCACGGCGGCCGAGGTGGTCGAGCTGGACACCCGGTCGGGCCGCACCCGCGTCGTCGGGCGCGCCCACGACGACCCCGTGGACCCGGCGTACTACCCGGAGCCGCAGATCCGCACCTTCACCGGCCCGGGCGGCCGCGACATCCACGCCCTGGTCTACCCGCCGCACCACCCCGGCCGGGTGGCGCCCGCCGACGAGCTGCCGCCCTACGTGATCTGGGCGCACGGCGGCCCCACCAGCCAGGTCCCGCTCGTCCTCGACCTGGAGATCGCCTACTTCACCTCGCGCGGCATCGGCGTGGCCGAGGTCAACTACGGCGGCTCGACGGGCTACGGACGGGAGTACCGCGACCGGCTGCGCGAGCAGTGGGGCGTCGTCGACGTCGAGGACTGCGCGGCCGTGGCCCGGGCGCTCGCCGACGAGGGCACCGTCGACCCCCGGCGGCTCGCGATCAGGGGCGGCAGCGCGGGCGGCTGGACCTCGGCAGCCTCGCTCGCCACCACCGACGTCTACGCCTGCGGCACGGTGATCTACCCGGTCCTCGACCTCGCCGACTGGTCCTCGGAGGACGGCACGCACGACTTCGAGTCGCAGTACATGGAGTCCCTCATCGGCCCCCGCGCCGACCTCCCCGGCAGGTACGAGGAGCGCTCGCCGATCACCCACGCCGAGCGCATCAGCGTGCCGTTCCTGCTGCTCCAGGGGCTCGACGACGTGATCTGCCGCCCCGTACAGTGCGAACGGTTCCTGGCCAGGACGGCGGGCCGCGGCATACCGCACGCGTACCTCGCCTTCGAGGGCGAGGGACACGGCTTCCGGCGGGCGGACACCATGGTCCGGGCCCTGGAGGCCGAACTCTCCCTGTACGCCCAGACGTTCGGCATCGACCGGCCCGACGTCCCCCTCCTGGAGCTGAAGAAGTGA
- a CDS encoding VOC family protein yields MEILGTTLRICVDDLETSVVFYERLTGSKALRFERGGVSVAAVGCFLLMSGPESELEILRKVSATIAVKDVEDAYRALTGVGAHVIAGPVPTPVGRNLIAVHPDGSVFEYVDHKSS; encoded by the coding sequence ATGGAGATCCTCGGAACCACACTGCGCATCTGCGTCGACGATCTGGAGACCTCGGTGGTCTTCTACGAACGCCTCACCGGAAGCAAAGCCCTCCGCTTCGAACGGGGCGGGGTCTCGGTCGCCGCGGTCGGCTGCTTCCTGCTGATGAGCGGTCCGGAGTCGGAGCTGGAGATCCTGCGCAAGGTGTCGGCCACGATCGCCGTGAAGGACGTCGAGGACGCCTACCGGGCCCTCACCGGGGTGGGCGCCCATGTGATCGCGGGCCCGGTCCCCACCCCGGTGGGCCGCAACCTGATCGCGGTGCATCCGGACGGGTCGGTGTTCGAGTACGTGGACCACAAGTCCTCCTAG
- a CDS encoding adenosine deaminase → MHLSDNPAAQSVADWIRRAPKAVLHDHLDGGLRPATIVELARACGYEGLPTEDPAALAVWFRDAADSGSLERYLETFAHTCAVMQTREALERIAAECAEDLAADGVVYAEVRYAPEQHLERGLTLDEVVDAVNAGFREGERRTGGKITVRALLTGMRHTDRSLEIAELTVAHRERGVAGFDIAGGEIGNPPARHLPAFQHLKRSNCHFTIHAGEAVGAESIHEAVQICGAERVGHGVRITDDITVHEDGTADLGHLASYLRDNRIALEVCPTSNLQTGAAKDYASHPIDLLRRLGFRVTLNTDNRLVSGTTMSEEFQHMVDAFGYGPEVFEQFTVAAVEAAFLPLPERRRIIDELVRPGYAAL, encoded by the coding sequence ATGCACTTGTCTGACAACCCTGCCGCCCAGTCCGTCGCCGACTGGATACGCCGCGCGCCCAAGGCCGTCCTCCACGACCACCTCGACGGTGGTCTGCGCCCCGCCACGATCGTCGAACTGGCCCGCGCGTGCGGCTACGAGGGCCTGCCGACCGAGGATCCGGCGGCGCTCGCGGTCTGGTTCCGCGACGCGGCCGACTCCGGCTCCCTGGAGCGCTATCTGGAGACCTTCGCCCACACCTGCGCGGTGATGCAGACCCGCGAGGCGCTGGAGCGGATCGCGGCGGAGTGCGCCGAGGACCTGGCGGCGGACGGGGTCGTCTACGCGGAGGTGCGGTACGCGCCCGAGCAGCACCTGGAGCGCGGACTCACCCTCGACGAGGTCGTCGACGCGGTGAACGCCGGGTTCCGCGAGGGCGAGCGCCGCACCGGTGGGAAGATCACGGTCCGCGCGCTGCTCACCGGCATGCGCCACACCGACCGTTCCCTGGAGATCGCCGAGCTGACCGTGGCGCACCGCGAGCGCGGGGTGGCCGGGTTCGACATCGCGGGCGGCGAGATCGGCAACCCGCCGGCCCGCCACCTGCCCGCCTTCCAGCACCTGAAGCGGTCGAACTGCCACTTCACCATCCACGCGGGCGAGGCCGTCGGCGCGGAGTCGATCCACGAGGCCGTGCAGATCTGCGGCGCCGAGCGCGTCGGCCACGGGGTGCGGATCACCGACGACATCACGGTGCACGAGGACGGCACGGCGGACCTGGGCCACCTCGCCTCCTATCTGCGCGACAACCGCATCGCCCTGGAGGTCTGCCCGACCTCCAACCTCCAGACCGGTGCGGCCAAGGACTACGCCTCGCACCCGATCGACCTGCTGCGCCGCCTCGGTTTCCGGGTCACCCTGAACACCGACAACCGGCTGGTCTCCGGCACCACCATGAGCGAGGAGTTCCAGCACATGGTGGACGCCTTCGGTTACGGGCCCGAGGTGTTCGAGCAGTTCACCGTCGCCGCCGTGGAGGCCGCGTTCCTGCCGCTGCCGGAGCGCCGCCGCATCATCGACGAACTGGTCCGCCCGGGCTACGCCGCCCTGTAG
- a CDS encoding YdeI/OmpD-associated family protein: MAFGLKRKQVGEIESAKSPETRQRRIEKLVESLRGK; the protein is encoded by the coding sequence ATGGCGTTCGGCCTCAAGCGCAAGCAGGTGGGGGAGATCGAGAGCGCGAAGAGTCCGGAGACGCGGCAGCGGCGGATCGAGAAGTTGGTGGAGTCCTTGCGGGGCAAGTAG
- a CDS encoding GntR family transcriptional regulator, whose amino-acid sequence MAVSGQQRRPVVALYERIADAIHDGTYPPGSTLPSEPRLAGELGVSRPALREALLLLQEDGLLSVRRGVGRTVNDRPPRRGFEQLQPLEELLGTGGPVRVRALLRSVEEPTDFTTQHLLPAAGAELRFWETVLVGEALAVALCHEWAAPQDVLERLHPAFAAALADEPARSMLAVLADASRGVPLTAHSGVTATLLGRRRGEQLDRPADTPAVLITQVVRVEGTPVLAAKHMLPTGSPALPVLQSG is encoded by the coding sequence ATGGCAGTCAGCGGACAGCAGCGCAGGCCGGTCGTCGCCCTGTACGAGCGGATCGCCGACGCGATCCACGACGGCACCTACCCGCCGGGCTCCACCCTGCCCTCGGAGCCCAGGCTCGCGGGCGAGCTGGGGGTGAGTCGCCCGGCGCTGCGCGAGGCGCTGCTGCTGCTCCAGGAGGACGGGCTGCTCTCGGTGCGCCGGGGCGTGGGGCGGACCGTCAACGACCGGCCGCCCCGGCGCGGCTTCGAGCAGCTCCAGCCGCTGGAGGAGCTGCTCGGCACGGGCGGCCCGGTGCGGGTGCGCGCCCTGCTGCGCAGCGTCGAGGAGCCGACCGACTTCACCACCCAGCACCTGCTCCCGGCCGCCGGCGCGGAGCTGCGGTTCTGGGAGACGGTGCTGGTCGGCGAGGCGCTGGCGGTGGCGCTCTGCCATGAGTGGGCCGCTCCCCAGGACGTCCTCGAACGCCTGCACCCGGCGTTCGCGGCGGCCCTCGCCGACGAGCCCGCCCGGTCGATGCTCGCGGTCCTGGCGGACGCCTCCCGTGGCGTGCCGCTGACCGCGCACAGCGGGGTCACGGCGACCCTCCTCGGCCGCCGCCGGGGCGAGCAGCTGGACCGCCCTGCCGACACCCCGGCCGTACTGATCACGCAGGTCGTACGGGTGGAAGGCACCCCCGTCCTGGCCGCCAAGCACATGCTCCCGACCGGCTCCCCGGCGCTGCCCGTACTGCAGAGCGGCTAG
- a CDS encoding MBL fold metallo-hydrolase, with the protein MGEVSIRYVGGPTAVVEICGLRLVTDPTFDAPGDYPVGPDRKLVKTAGPAVEADETGAVDAVLLSHDQHPDNLDESGRAYLARVPLVLSTPAAHGRLGDVVTALPNWETYELGERLRITGVPALHGPEGAEALTGEVTGFVLHGDAVPTVYVSGDNASLDHVRAVAERFGPVDVAVLFAGAARTPLFDGAPLTLTSEAAAEAAQILGARHVVPLHFEHWVHFSEGADTLTEAFAAAGLSERLRLLKPGATFTD; encoded by the coding sequence ATGGGTGAGGTATCGATCCGGTACGTGGGCGGGCCGACGGCGGTCGTGGAGATCTGCGGATTGCGGCTGGTCACCGACCCGACCTTCGACGCGCCGGGCGACTATCCGGTGGGCCCCGACCGCAAGCTGGTGAAGACGGCGGGACCGGCCGTCGAGGCCGACGAGACCGGGGCCGTGGACGCGGTGCTGCTCTCGCACGACCAGCACCCCGACAACCTGGACGAGTCCGGGCGCGCCTACTTGGCCCGGGTGCCGCTGGTCCTGTCGACGCCCGCCGCGCACGGCAGGCTCGGGGACGTGGTGACGGCGCTGCCCAACTGGGAGACGTACGAGCTCGGCGAGCGGCTGCGGATCACCGGGGTGCCCGCGCTGCACGGGCCCGAGGGCGCCGAGGCGCTGACCGGGGAGGTCACCGGGTTCGTCCTGCACGGCGACGCGGTGCCGACCGTCTACGTCAGCGGTGACAACGCCTCCCTTGACCACGTCCGCGCGGTCGCCGAGCGCTTCGGCCCGGTCGACGTGGCCGTCCTCTTCGCCGGGGCCGCGCGCACCCCGCTCTTCGACGGCGCCCCGCTGACCCTGACCAGCGAGGCCGCCGCCGAGGCCGCCCAGATCCTGGGCGCCCGCCATGTGGTGCCGCTCCACTTCGAGCACTGGGTCCACTTCAGCGAGGGCGCGGACACCCTGACCGAGGCGTTCGCCGCCGCCGGACTCAGCGAGCGGCTGCGGCTGCTGAAGCCGGGGGCGACGTTCACGGACTAG
- a CDS encoding methyltransferase domain-containing protein, with protein MPKETAVYTHGHHESVLRSHSWRTAANSAAYLIGELKPDARVLDIGCGPGTISADLAALVPDGHVTAADAAPAIVEQARAYAEGRGQRNMAFAVADVHALDHPDGSFDVVHAHQVLQHVGDPVQALREMRRVTRPGGLVAVRDSDYGAFTWFPELPSLDTWLELYHRVARANGGEPDAGRRLRSWAREAGFTDIASTASTWCFATPDERAWWSGLWADRTVASSYAKLAVDSGHATEAVLAEIAEEWREWGAHDDAWFMVPHGEILCRV; from the coding sequence ATGCCGAAGGAGACCGCCGTCTACACGCACGGCCACCACGAGTCCGTACTGCGCTCTCACAGTTGGCGCACCGCGGCCAACTCCGCCGCGTACCTCATCGGTGAACTCAAGCCGGACGCCCGGGTCCTGGACATCGGCTGCGGACCCGGCACCATCTCCGCCGACCTGGCGGCGCTGGTCCCGGACGGCCACGTCACCGCCGCCGACGCGGCGCCCGCGATCGTCGAGCAGGCGCGCGCGTACGCCGAGGGGCGCGGGCAGCGGAACATGGCGTTCGCCGTCGCGGACGTGCACGCCCTCGACCACCCCGACGGCTCCTTCGACGTCGTCCACGCCCACCAGGTGCTGCAACACGTCGGCGACCCGGTCCAGGCGCTGCGCGAGATGCGCCGGGTCACCCGGCCGGGCGGTCTGGTCGCGGTGCGCGACAGCGACTACGGCGCCTTCACCTGGTTCCCCGAACTCCCGTCCCTGGACACCTGGCTGGAGCTGTACCACCGGGTCGCCCGGGCCAACGGCGGCGAGCCGGACGCCGGGCGGCGGCTGCGGTCCTGGGCCCGCGAGGCGGGCTTCACCGACATTGCCTCCACCGCCTCGACCTGGTGTTTCGCCACGCCGGACGAGCGCGCCTGGTGGAGCGGTCTGTGGGCGGACCGCACGGTGGCGTCCTCGTACGCGAAACTCGCGGTGGACAGCGGACACGCGACCGAGGCGGTGCTCGCGGAGATCGCCGAGGAGTGGCGGGAGTGGGGCGCCCACGACGACGCGTGGTTCATGGTCCCCCACGGCGAGATCCTCTGCCGCGTGTGA
- a CDS encoding LD-carboxypeptidase: MTSPHHAPAPLTRPARLRPGARVAVVATSGPVVGERLDAGLDILRGWDLEPVVMPHVRDRHPEFGYLAGADGDRARDLQEAWCDPSVDAVLVARGGYGAQRMVDLLDWDAMRAAGPKALVGYSDVTALHEAFAIRLGLSTLYGPMVSAATFLKDDPTQRSLRTTLFDPEAARTLAPEGARPMVPGRARGVTVGGCLALLAAGLATPHARTSARGGLLLIEDVGEEDYRIDRILTQLLRSGWLDGVAGVALGSWEECGPYEKVRAVLYERLAPLGVPVVEHFGFGHCTPSLTLPLGVPAVLDADAGTLTLEVPALV; encoded by the coding sequence GTGACCTCGCCGCACCACGCCCCCGCCCCGCTGACCCGTCCCGCCCGGCTGCGGCCCGGCGCCCGGGTGGCGGTGGTCGCCACCAGCGGGCCGGTGGTGGGGGAGCGGCTCGACGCGGGCCTGGACATCCTGCGCGGCTGGGACCTCGAACCGGTCGTGATGCCCCATGTCCGCGACCGGCACCCGGAGTTCGGCTACCTCGCGGGCGCCGACGGGGACCGGGCGCGTGACCTCCAGGAGGCGTGGTGCGACCCGTCGGTCGACGCGGTGCTCGTCGCGCGCGGCGGCTACGGGGCGCAGCGCATGGTGGACCTGCTCGACTGGGACGCCATGCGCGCCGCCGGGCCCAAGGCGCTGGTCGGCTACAGCGACGTGACCGCGCTGCACGAGGCGTTCGCGATACGGCTGGGGCTCTCCACCCTGTACGGGCCGATGGTGTCGGCGGCGACCTTCCTCAAGGACGACCCGACCCAGCGCTCCCTGCGCACCACGCTCTTCGACCCCGAGGCGGCCCGCACGCTCGCCCCGGAGGGCGCCCGCCCGATGGTGCCGGGCCGGGCCCGTGGCGTCACCGTGGGCGGTTGCCTCGCCCTGCTCGCCGCCGGCCTCGCCACCCCGCACGCCAGGACGTCGGCGCGCGGCGGACTGCTGCTGATCGAGGACGTCGGCGAGGAGGACTACCGGATCGACCGCATCCTCACCCAGCTGCTGCGCTCGGGCTGGCTGGACGGGGTCGCCGGGGTGGCGCTCGGCTCCTGGGAGGAGTGCGGACCGTACGAGAAGGTGCGGGCCGTGCTGTACGAGCGGCTCGCCCCGCTCGGGGTGCCGGTGGTGGAGCACTTCGGCTTCGGCCACTGCACCCCCTCGCTGACCCTGCCGCTGGGGGTGCCCGCGGTGCTCGACGCCGACGCGGGCACGCTCACGCTGGAGGTGCCCGCGCTGGTGTAG